A genomic window from Cyprinus carpio isolate SPL01 chromosome A2, ASM1834038v1, whole genome shotgun sequence includes:
- the LOC109084813 gene encoding NACHT, LRR and PYD domains-containing protein 1a-like, translating to MCFTEENKDSLTVARFTSGNVEIMKPLKVTETHVIIDIRDLSHFGLLKRIIFPPSPVIAQVLLFLRPLTERQSENILDVHLLPWNVPLSKVAYHYTVVCVCVYIYIYLKKKMYSLLFSLSVKDQHTENTHIKTSSKCSLTPESEYCLCCQPEESTVQPASETFECYYGPNYHPTFEVFVDVNNKEIRLSLLDKTGRGVWEPRRILLTGQVVEPPAYRRPTECEFVEKHRDELIRRVSSVMTIADGLRTKDMIPDEMYSKVHAAEPRQEKTRLLLDALDSGGTAVKAEFYKLLKNEEPHLVDELESGPSRPQQL from the exons aTGTGCTTTACAGAGGAAAACAAAGACAGCTTGACTGTAGCACGTTTCACTAGCGGCAATGTAGAAATAATGAAGCCTCTCAAAGTAACTGAAACTCATGTGATAATTGACATCAGAGATCTCTCCCACTTTGGCCTCTTAAAAAGGATCATCTTTCCTCCTTCCCCTGTCATTGCCCAAGTACTTCTCTTTCTACGACCTCTAACTGAGAGACAGAGTGAAAACATACTGGATGTCCATTTGCTCCCATGGAACGTTCCACTGTCAAAGGTAGCCTATCATTatactgtggtgtgtgtgtgtgtgtatatatatatttatttaaaaaaaaaaatgtacagtcttctcttctctctctcagtaAAGGACCAGCACACGGAAAATACACACATCAAAACCAGTTCAAAATGTTCACTTACTCCAGAATCAGAATACTGTCTTTGTTGTCAACCAGAAGAATCTACAGTGCAGCCGGCG tcagagaCGTTTGAGTGTTATTATGGTCCAAACTATCATCCCACATTTGAAGTGTTTGTGGATGTTAACAATAAGGAAATTAGACTGAGTCTTTTGGATAAAACAGGAAGGGGAGTGTGGGAACCACGTCGAATCCTTCTCACAG GCCAAGTTGTAGAACCTCCTGCTTACAGAAGGCCCACAG aatgTGAATTTGTTGAGAAACACAGAGATGAACTCATCCGAAGAGTTTCATCAGTGATGACTATTGCTGATGGACTGAGGACCAAAGACATGATTCCAGATGAAATGTACAGTAAAGTTCATGCTGCAGAACCACGACAGGAGAAAACAAGACTCTTGTTGGATGCTCTTGATTCTGGAGGAACTGCTGTAAAAGCAGAATTCTACAAACTGCTGAAGAATGAGGAACCTCATCTAGTGGATGAACTGGAGTCTGGACCGAGTAGACCACAGCAactctga